One genomic window of Monodelphis domestica isolate mMonDom1 chromosome 1, mMonDom1.pri, whole genome shotgun sequence includes the following:
- the LPL gene encoding lipoprotein lipase isoform X2 has translation MEGKALILVALGLCFQSLTTSTGVAAASSNRRRGNDNFKDIESKFALRTPEEITEDRCHLVPGDINSVAGCNFNHSSKTFVVIHGWTVTGMYESWVPKLVGALFKREPDSNVIVVDWLSRAQQHYPVSAGYTKVVGQDVARFINWLSEQFNYPLDNIHFLGYSLGAHAAGVAGSLTNKKINRITGLDPAGPNFEYAEAPSRLSPDDADFVDVLHTFTRGSPGRSIGIQKPVGHVDIYPNGGFFQPGCNLFDAINQIATKGLGDMDQLVKCSHERSIHLFIDSLLNEENPSKAYRCSSKEAFDKGLCLSCKKNRCNNMGYEINKVRAKRSSKMYLKTRSQMPYKVFHYQVKLHFLGTESVTQINQVLLLSLYGTIAESEDISITLPEMSTNKTYSFLIYTEIDIGELLMVKVQWKSDSFFSWSDWWSSTGFGIQKIRVKAGETQKKVVFCSRENISHLKKGKDPVAFMKCYDKSLNKKDV, from the exons gaagaagaggaaatgacAATTTTAAAGACATTGAAAGCAAATTTGCTCTGAGGACACCAGAGGAAATCACTGAGGATAGATGCCATCTTGTTCCTGGAGACATCAATTCTGTGGCTGGCTGTAACTTCAATCATAGCAGCAAAACCTTTGTGGTGATTCATGGATGGACG GTGACAGGAATGTATGAGAGTTGGGTGCCCAAACTTGTAGGGGCTCTGTTCAAGAGGGAGCCAGACTCCAACGTCATTGTAGTCGATTGGCTGTCAAGAGCCCAACAGCACTATCCAGTATCTGCCGGTTACACAAAGGTGGTGGGACAAGATGTCGCCAGATTTATCAATTGGTTGTCG gagCAGTTCAACTACCCACTAGACAACATTCATTTCTTGGGGTACAGTCTTGGAGCCCATGCTGCTGGTGTTGCAGGAAGTCTGACAAATAAGAAGATTAACAGAATTACTG gcTTAGATCCTGCTGGTCCTAATTTTGAATATGCTGAAGCTCCCAGTCGCCTTTCTCCAGATGATGCAGATTTTGTAGATGTCTTGCACACTTTCACTCGAGGATCTCCGGGTAGAAGTATTGGAATCCAGAAGCCAGTGGGCCATGTTGACATTTATCCTAATGGAGGCTTCTTTCAACCAGGGTGCAATCTTTTTGATGCTATTAATCAAATTGCAACAAAAGGTCTTGGAG aTATGGATCAGCTAGTAAAGTGCTCTCATGAACGGTCCATTCATCTCTTCATTGACTCTCTCCTGAATGAAGAAAACCCAAGTAAGGCGTACCGTTGCAGTTCAAAGGAAGCCTTTGATAAAGGGCTCTGCTTAAGCTGTAAGAAGAATCGCTGCAACAACATGGGTTATGAGATCAATAAAGTGAGAGCCAAGAGAAGCAGCAAAATGTACCTGAAGACCCGTTCTCAGATGCCCTACAAAG TTTTCCATTATCAAGTGAAGTTACATTTTCTTGGGACTGAAAGTGTGACTCAGATCAATCAGGTGTTGTTGCTCTCTCTGTATGGCACCATAGCTGAGAGTGAAGACATCTCTATTACCCT GCCTGAAATGTCCACCAACAAGACTTATTCCTTTCTGATTTACACTGAGATCGATATTGGAGAACTACTCATGGTGAAAGTACAGTGGAAAAGTGATTCTTTCTTTAGCTGGTCTGACTGGTGGAGCAGCACTGGTTTTGGCATCCAGAAAATCAGAGTCAAAGCAGGAGAAACTCAGAAAAA GGTTGTCTTCTGTTCCAGAGAAAATATATCCcatttgaagaaaggaaaagacccTGTGGCATTTATGAAATGCTATGACAAATCACTGAACAAAAAGGATGTCTG
- the LPL gene encoding lipoprotein lipase isoform X1 produces the protein MEGKALILVALGLCFQSLTTSTGVAAASSNRRRGNDNFKDIESKFALRTPEEITEDRCHLVPGDINSVAGCNFNHSSKTFVVIHGWTVTGMYESWVPKLVGALFKREPDSNVIVVDWLSRAQQHYPVSAGYTKVVGQDVARFINWLSEQFNYPLDNIHFLGYSLGAHAAGVAGSLTNKKINRITGLDPAGPNFEYAEAPSRLSPDDADFVDVLHTFTRGSPGRSIGIQKPVGHVDIYPNGGFFQPGCNLFDAINQIATKGLGDMDQLVKCSHERSIHLFIDSLLNEENPSKAYRCSSKEAFDKGLCLSCKKNRCNNMGYEINKVRAKRSSKMYLKTRSQMPYKVFHYQVKLHFLGTESVTQINQVLLLSLYGTIAESEDISITLPEMSTNKTYSFLIYTEIDIGELLMVKVQWKSDSFFSWSDWWSSTGFGIQKIRVKAGETQKKVVFCSRENISHLKKGKDPVAFMKCYDKSLNKKDVW, from the exons gaagaagaggaaatgacAATTTTAAAGACATTGAAAGCAAATTTGCTCTGAGGACACCAGAGGAAATCACTGAGGATAGATGCCATCTTGTTCCTGGAGACATCAATTCTGTGGCTGGCTGTAACTTCAATCATAGCAGCAAAACCTTTGTGGTGATTCATGGATGGACG GTGACAGGAATGTATGAGAGTTGGGTGCCCAAACTTGTAGGGGCTCTGTTCAAGAGGGAGCCAGACTCCAACGTCATTGTAGTCGATTGGCTGTCAAGAGCCCAACAGCACTATCCAGTATCTGCCGGTTACACAAAGGTGGTGGGACAAGATGTCGCCAGATTTATCAATTGGTTGTCG gagCAGTTCAACTACCCACTAGACAACATTCATTTCTTGGGGTACAGTCTTGGAGCCCATGCTGCTGGTGTTGCAGGAAGTCTGACAAATAAGAAGATTAACAGAATTACTG gcTTAGATCCTGCTGGTCCTAATTTTGAATATGCTGAAGCTCCCAGTCGCCTTTCTCCAGATGATGCAGATTTTGTAGATGTCTTGCACACTTTCACTCGAGGATCTCCGGGTAGAAGTATTGGAATCCAGAAGCCAGTGGGCCATGTTGACATTTATCCTAATGGAGGCTTCTTTCAACCAGGGTGCAATCTTTTTGATGCTATTAATCAAATTGCAACAAAAGGTCTTGGAG aTATGGATCAGCTAGTAAAGTGCTCTCATGAACGGTCCATTCATCTCTTCATTGACTCTCTCCTGAATGAAGAAAACCCAAGTAAGGCGTACCGTTGCAGTTCAAAGGAAGCCTTTGATAAAGGGCTCTGCTTAAGCTGTAAGAAGAATCGCTGCAACAACATGGGTTATGAGATCAATAAAGTGAGAGCCAAGAGAAGCAGCAAAATGTACCTGAAGACCCGTTCTCAGATGCCCTACAAAG TTTTCCATTATCAAGTGAAGTTACATTTTCTTGGGACTGAAAGTGTGACTCAGATCAATCAGGTGTTGTTGCTCTCTCTGTATGGCACCATAGCTGAGAGTGAAGACATCTCTATTACCCT GCCTGAAATGTCCACCAACAAGACTTATTCCTTTCTGATTTACACTGAGATCGATATTGGAGAACTACTCATGGTGAAAGTACAGTGGAAAAGTGATTCTTTCTTTAGCTGGTCTGACTGGTGGAGCAGCACTGGTTTTGGCATCCAGAAAATCAGAGTCAAAGCAGGAGAAACTCAGAAAAA GGTTGTCTTCTGTTCCAGAGAAAATATATCCcatttgaagaaaggaaaagacccTGTGGCATTTATGAAATGCTATGACAAATCACTGAACAAAAAGGATGTCTGGTAA